AAATTGATTTAACAGAACTTTTAAAAACAATAATCAAAGAAAGAAAAATAGTTATTGTAATAACAATATTATGTACTATTATAGCAAGTGGTTTTGCTTTTTATAAAAATAATCAGCCTAAAATCTATTCAGCAGAAATTATATTAAGAAATAATTTTTTAAATATGGTATTATTAGAAAAAGATAAAACTTTTACTTTTGATGAATTAGAAATTAATATAGAAAGATTAGAAGGTTTTATTAGTAATAAAGAAATAAATG
The DNA window shown above is from Fusobacterium perfoetens and carries:
- a CDS encoding Wzz/FepE/Etk N-terminal domain-containing protein, coding for MERYDIEKQYEEDEIDLTELLKTIIKERKIVIVITILCTIIASGFAFYKNNQPKIYSAEIILRNNFLNMVLLEKDKTFTFDELEINIERLEGFISNKEIN